The Vicia villosa cultivar HV-30 ecotype Madison, WI linkage group LG1, Vvil1.0, whole genome shotgun sequence genome includes a region encoding these proteins:
- the LOC131644354 gene encoding uncharacterized protein LOC131644354 produces MLFANVKELYLAECQFTVLPKSIEKCHFLWRLVLDDCEELQEIKGIPPGLKELSALNCKSLTSSCKRKLLNQELHEYGNTRFCLPRAKIPEWFDHQCSAGLSTSFWFRNKFPAIVLCVVSPLTWVDDIRHRVRVTINGITFLRTHGLKTRTSRAKMYTLNLFHMQMKNFNDNMDRALLENKWNHSEVDFGFPFLNSGIHVLKEKSSMKDIRFTNPENDANIEFTQNVEVSIQLVLPNCHKLSSCSVLVC; encoded by the exons ATGTTGTTTGCTAATGTGAAAGAATTATATTTAGCTGAATGTCAATTCACAGTGCTTCCTAAATCTATTGAAAAATGTCACTTTTTATGGAGGCTTGTCTTGGATGATTGTGAGGAACTTCAGGAAATTAAAGGGATTCCACCAGGCTTAAAAGAATTATCTGCATTAAACTGCAAATCGTTGACTTCGTCGTGTAAAAGAAAATTACTAAATCAG GAATTGCATGAGTATGGAAACACCCGGTTCTGTTTGCCACGAGCAAAGATTCCAGAGTGGTTCGACCACCAATGCTCGGCAGGATTGTCAACTTCTTTCTGGTTTCGTAATAAGTTTCCTGCCATAGTTCTCTGCGTTGTTTCTCCATTGACATGGGTAGATGATATTCGACATCGTGTAAGAGTGACCATTAATGGAATTACATTTCTCCGTACGCATGGTTTGAAGACACGTACGTCACGGGCCAAAATGTATACTTTAAATCTTTTTCATATGCAAATGAAAAACTTCAATGATAATATGGACAGAGCACTTTTAGAAAATAAATGGAACCATTCAGAGGTTGACTTTGGATTCCCATTCTTGAATAGCGGAATTCATGTATTGAAAGAGAAAAGTAGCATGAAGGATATTCGATTCACCAACCCAGAGAATGATGCTAATATTGAGTTCACTCAGAATGTTGAAGTAAGTATACAATTGGTTTTACCCAATTGTCATAAATTATCTTCCTGTAGTGTTTTAGTATGTTAA